The following nucleotide sequence is from Helicobacter pylori NQ4053.
GTTTGTTTTCACCAATCATTTTATTAATATTTGTCATGCCCAATTCATGGAGAAGTTCTTCAAGATCTTTTTTACTCATTTGTTCTAAACTATCTTTCAAGAGTTTAGCAAGCATGTTTTGCTCAATCAAAGAGGTGCTAGAAGACTTGTTATAACTAACTTTCAAATGATCGCACGCATCGCACAAAATCTCTTTGTATAAGACCCCTTCATCTCTAAAAAAATTAATAAAACTATTGCCCCCGTAACGCTGCAATTCTTCAGCAATCCTTTTGGGGTATTTGGCGTAATCGCTACCATACCTTCTGTATTCTGTTGAACTTGTCAATTCTTCATTCATTCTTAGTGCACCATCTTCATCATAAACAAGCACATCAAACAAATCTTTCAAATCATTAGAGCTTAATCGCTTTAAAAATTCCAAGTCGCTATTTGTATGCCATGCAATCCCTTTAATTTACTTCTGCCGCTCACTCAAATCCCACCAACCCCCTCTTTTAGTGAAGTGATTAGTGATTAGTGATTAGTGATTAGTGATTAGTGATTAGAGCATCATTTTTTAAAATCATGTTTAACGCCCTAAAAAGCTCAAGCACACCCGCTAACTGCGCACAAAGATAGTGCTACAGATGCTAACGGGCTTTATTGATTTTACAACCAAAGAATGATGATAATAGTTAAAATATTTTGATACGCTTATCATTTTGGATACGATAAATCTGATTTGAAAGTAGGAAACTATTGATTTTTCTTTAGGTATAATTTAATGAAACGCTATTTTGATTTTTGACACAAGGAAACCCCCTCCTTTAACCCTCTAACCCTTACTTTTTATCGTTTTTATGTTCGTGGTTAGCGTTGCATTGATTGGCTTGGTTTTGGCTATTTTTTTGACAACTTTCGTTGTTTTGATTTTTAGCATCACCTTTTTGATTGTGGTTTTGATTACTGCAACTGTTACTCATTTTGTCTCCCTTTTAAATTAAAATAAAAACCAGATGCATTTTCGCACCTAGGTTTCCATTCTATACCCTTTTCCCTAAAAAAAAGCTTAAATGGATTCTATTTGTAACGACTTCTTATCTTCACTGGCTTGCTGTGTTTTTAGGCGTAAAGTGGCAACCACAATGCATGCCGGTATGGTTACCCTATAAGCCGGCCCTGCAATATCAATCGCTGTCCATACGCCTGTAATGATCCAGCCAACAGGGCCTGTTAAAAAGCTCAGAGTTCTTGTAAGCACTTGATCGCCCGCAAGCGATAAACCACGCCCTAGAATGGTTTTTGCGACCGCATTCGCAACAATGACAGCTAATTGATAAGATTTAAAGCCTCCCATTTTAAACAGCGTTAAAGTCGCCGCGCTTAAGGCTTGTCTGTTCAAATTGTCCGTGTTTTTTATGGACAATTCATCGCACATTTCTTTCACTTCTTCATCATCCATTTCTTCCAAACTTCTTTCTAAGATTTTAGAAAGCATGTTTTGTTCAATTAAAGTCGTTTCAGTTTTCTTGTTGTAATTGACCTTCAATTTATCGCACACATCGCATAAAATCTCTTTGTATAAGACTCCTTCGCCTTTAATGAAACTCGCAAAACTATTGCTCCCATAGTATTGCAACTCTTCAGCGATTCTTTCTGCGTATTTAGCGTAATCATCGCCATGCCTTTTGTATTCTATGGAGCTTGTGAGTTTTTCATTGTGTCTTTTTTCGCCGTCTTTACCAAAAACAAGCACCTCAAACAAATCCAATAAATCACCAGATTCCAGTTGCTTTAAAAATTCCAAGTCTCTATCATATTTGTATGCCATATTATTCCTTTATATTGTTTTATCACTTATTAAAAACAAACGACTTTTCACGCTCCATCGCTGTTTTTCTAAAGTGATTACTGATTTTAATATCATTTGTCTAAAACTACACTTAATATTCTAAAAAGGCTTAAACTCAAAAGCCCAACGCTATTAGTTCTATAGATTTCATGCTTTAAAACACCAATTTTTTGGTTATTGCCTGAATAATGTTTGTTTATAAAAAACAACTAATAAAATAATGATTAAAAAGAAAATAAAGCGGTTATAGCATCATTTTTTAAATTTAGGCATAAAACGCCCTCAATTCAAGGGTTTTTGAGTGAGCTTTCTGCTCAAAGAATCCAAGATAGCGTTTAAAAATTTAGGGGTGTTAGGCTCAGCGTAGAGTTTGCCAAGCTCTATGCATTCGTTGATGATGATAGGGTTTTGCGTGGGCGTGAAGCCAATTTCATACGCCCCTAAGCGTAAAATCGCCTTCTCCATGCTCCCTAGTCGTTTGAAATCCCAGTCTTTCAAATGCGGTTCAATGAGGGCGTCAATTTCATTGATTCTTTCTAACACGCCATTAAAAAGGCTTAAGGCAAAAGCCAGCTGGTTGTTTTTAATTTTTTTTTCTTCTAGCATGCTGGAAGCGATTTTTTTAATTTCTTCATTACCGCTTTCAAACGCATACAACAATTCAACCACAGCCCCCCTAGCTTGAGTTCGTGTCGCCATTTTAACCCTTGAGAGTTTGGCACAAGCTCAACAATTCAATGAGAGTGCTCATCGCTTCAAAGCCCTTATTGCCGGCTTTACTGCCCGCTCTTTCAATCGCTTGTTCAATATTGTCCGTGGTAAGCACGCCAAAGCTTACCGGCATGCTGTATTTTAACATCGCACTAGCAATGCCTTTAGTCGCTTCCGCGCTCACGTAGTCAAAATGCGGAGTCCCCCCTCTAATGATCGCTCCTAAAACGCACACGCCATCGTATTTTTCACTCCCTAACAACCTCTCTAAAATGAAAGGCAATTCATAAGCCCCAGGCACCAGCACGAGATCTAAAAGATTCTCATCGCCCCCATGCCTTTTAAAGCAATCCATCGCCCCTTCTTTTAATCTGTCTGTGATGATATGGTTGAAGCGCGAGGTTAAAATAGCGACTTTTTCATTCCCTTGTAATTGCAATTTCCCTTCTATGATTTGCATGAAATTCCTTTAAAATAAATTTTGGATTTTTAACATGTCGGTTACTAAGTGTTCTAACTCATCAGGTTTGAGCATGTTCGCCCCATCGCTTAGGGCGTTTTTAGGATCAATGTGCGTTTCAGCGAATAGTCCATCAATCCCCACCGCCGCCGCCGCTCTGGCTAAAATAGGGGCAAAAGAGCTGTCGCCTGAACTTTTCCCATTCGCACCCCCTGGCATTTGCACGCTATGGGTAGCGTCAAAAATCACAGGGGCAAACTCTCGCATGATTTTTAAAGAGCGCATATCCACCACTAAATTCCCATACCCAAAGCTGCTCCCCCTTTCACACAACCACACGCCATTTTTCAACGCTGTTTCATAAGTGGGGCTTTGAATGCTTTTATCCCTTGTTTTAAGGGCTTTTAAGACAGAATATTGCATGTCTTTTGGGTTCATGAATTGCCCTTTTTTGATATTGATAATAGCGTTAGTCTGGCTCACTGCTACAATCAGATCCGTTTGGCGGCACAAAAACGCCGGGATTTGTAAAATATCCGCTACTTTGGCTGCCACGCTTGCTTGATAGCTCTCATGCACATCGGTTAAAATCTTATAACCAAATTCCTCTTTGATAATTTGCAACATTTCTAAGCCTTTTTCTAAACCAGGCCCTCTGTAACTCTCCAAACTCGTGCGGTTAGCCTTATCAAAACTCGCTTTAAAATAAAAATCCAACCGCTCGTTGTTGGCTAGGGGTTGCAATTTAGTAGCGATACTTCTTAGATTTTCTAAGCTCTCAATGACGCATGGCCCAGCGATTAAAACGGGTTTAGGGGTTTTTGTTTTAGAAGTTTTCATGACTTTTCCTTTGTTTAATGGTTTCTTCAATCGGCTCAAAAAAATGGCTTTCAAAATTATAATTATAAATCCTGCCTGTTTCT
It contains:
- a CDS encoding DUF3944 domain-containing protein; translation: MAYKYDRDLEFLKQLESGDLLDLFEVLVFGKDGEKRHNEKLTSSIEYKRHGDDYAKYAERIAEELQYYGSNSFASFIKGEGVLYKEILCDVCDKLKVNYNKKTETTLIEQNMLSKILERSLEEMDDEEVKEMCDELSIKNTDNLNRQALSAATLTLFKMGGFKSYQLAVIVANAVAKTILGRGLSLAGDQVLTRTLSFLTGPVGWIITGVWTAIDIAGPAYRVTIPACIVVATLRLKTQQASEDKKSLQIESI
- the nusB gene encoding transcription antitermination factor NusB — encoded protein: MATRTQARGAVVELLYAFESGNEEIKKIASSMLEEKKIKNNQLAFALSLFNGVLERINEIDALIEPHLKDWDFKRLGSMEKAILRLGAYEIGFTPTQNPIIINECIELGKLYAEPNTPKFLNAILDSLSRKLTQKPLN
- the kdsA gene encoding 3-deoxy-8-phosphooctulonate synthase — encoded protein: MKTSKTKTPKPVLIAGPCVIESLENLRSIATKLQPLANNERLDFYFKASFDKANRTSLESYRGPGLEKGLEMLQIIKEEFGYKILTDVHESYQASVAAKVADILQIPAFLCRQTDLIVAVSQTNAIINIKKGQFMNPKDMQYSVLKALKTRDKSIQSPTYETALKNGVWLCERGSSFGYGNLVVDMRSLKIMREFAPVIFDATHSVQMPGGANGKSSGDSSFAPILARAAAAVGIDGLFAETHIDPKNALSDGANMLKPDELEHLVTDMLKIQNLF
- the ribH gene encoding 6,7-dimethyl-8-ribityllumazine synthase; translation: MQIIEGKLQLQGNEKVAILTSRFNHIITDRLKEGAMDCFKRHGGDENLLDLVLVPGAYELPFILERLLGSEKYDGVCVLGAIIRGGTPHFDYVSAEATKGIASAMLKYSMPVSFGVLTTDNIEQAIERAGSKAGNKGFEAMSTLIELLSLCQTLKG